A portion of the Corticium candelabrum chromosome 5, ooCorCand1.1, whole genome shotgun sequence genome contains these proteins:
- the LOC134180212 gene encoding isthmin-1-like yields MWSLLVTNVTVVCCLALFWPVRAASISTQDERQAYPLTFLDTLESSIGGSGFPDETNETEDCCAKWFECGLQFDQTIKAIFDELPACPCFFHPQMLPFGGRIEDPKHKRHFRWRDVTQLFSNKLPRQEPAEWCIEQKPEPGKLAAQHCCYNNSTMLITRGSGAGSPRLVSPSRFFLYHEKFDIQPWIDCKGDWTRYHAMRPPNNDLLCHQNPSEKEYRLQRLQAQSY; encoded by the exons ATGTGGAGCCTTCTAGTGACAAACGTGACCGTCGTTTGCTGTTTGGCGCTGTTTTGGCCTGTACGTGCTGCGAGTATCTCGACACAAGATGAG AGACAAGCCTATCCGCTCACGTTCCTCGACACTCTCGAGAGCTCGATCGGTGGAAGCGGATTTCCAGACGAAACGAACGAGACCGAAG ATTGCTGTGCCAAGTGGTTCGAGTGTGGTTTGCAATTCGATCAGACGATCAAAGCGATATTCGACGAGCTGCCCGCCTGTCCGTGTTTCTTCCATCCTCAGATGCTTCCCTTCGGCGGCCGAATTGAAGACCCGAAGCATAAGCGGCACTTTCGTTGGCGCGACGTCACTCAACTTTTCAGTAATAAACTGCCGCGCCAAGAGCCGGCCGAGTGGTGCATCGAGCAGAAGCCAGAGCCAGGGAAATTAGCTGCTCAACACTGTTGTTATAACAACAGCACTATGCTGATAACGCGTGGAAGCGGAGCGGGCAGTCCTCGTCTCGTCAGTCCAAGCAGATTTTTTCTGTACCACGAAAAATTCGATATACAGCCGTGGATTGACTGTAAGGGTGACTGGACGCGCTATCATGCCATGCGGCCGCCGAACAACGACCTTCTTTGTCATCAGAATCCGAGTGAAAAGGAGTACCGACTGCAGCGACTGCAGGCTCAGAGTTACTAG